From the genome of Amycolatopsis camponoti:
TCGAGTTGTGTCTGACGCCCACGAACGCCTCCTGGGCCAACCCGATCGAGCCGCAGTTCGGACCGTTGCGCCAGTTCACCATCGCCAACTCCGACCACCCCAACCACCCCGCCCTGGCACGGGAGCTGCACGCCTATCTGCGCTGGCGCAACGCAAACAACCGACACCCCGACGTCCTCGCCGCGCAACGCCGGGAACGCGCCCGCATCCGCAGCGAACACCACCACCGGTGGGGCCGCCCTCAACCCCGAGCAGCCTGACCAACCCGGTGATCAATAGCGGTCACCGCACTAGGAAGTCGGGTGGATGAGCTTGGCCAGCTCGCCTTGACAGCGACCGCGTGTTCTCGCGGTCGTGGTTGCAGATGCCGACCTAGTCGAAAGGGCCCTTGACCTCGTAGTTGAGCCATCCGGGATTGCTGTCGATCACGAGATGCCAGTAGCTGTCGTAGGGTACTTGCAGGACCATGGGGCTCGATTCCCAGAAGCCGCCATGAGGGTCGTAGTCGTTTCCGTCGAGATATGCCTGGTAGTTGTCATGGTCCATCAGACAGACGCGGGCTCGCGAGCCGTCCAGCTCCACCTCGAAGCCAGCGCCTCCGGCACACCATCCAATTTCCCATTCGTCGTGGTCCATGCATCACTTGTAGCGGAGATCGGGTCGTTGGTGAACCTCCCGCGGAGGGGCACGTGGAGCGGCTCCCCGCCTGCCATTGCGGGGACTCACTGTTCGGCCTCGCTCGTGGTTTCCCCGTGCGGGTGTCTCCGGTGCGTGTTCGTGGTGCTGGAGGTGCGTGGTGGCGGTGCCGGAGGCGGTGGCCGGGCTCGCGGCGATCCCTGGCGTCCGCGCGGCCGCCCAGCTGGGCGAGCCGAACCCGGACGCTGCGTCGGCCCCGGCTGGGTCCCTGCCGGTGACGCCCGCGCTCACCGGGCTTCTCCCGGGCGGTGACCTGCGCCGCGGCACCACCACGTCGGTGTCCGGCTCGATCGCCCTGGTGCTGGCTTTGCTCGCCGAGGCGACTCGAGAGGGT
Proteins encoded in this window:
- a CDS encoding DUF1883 domain-containing protein; the protein is MDHDEWEIGWCAGGAGFEVELDGSRARVCLMDHDNYQAYLDGNDYDPHGGFWESSPMVLQVPYDSYWHLVIDSNPGWLNYEVKGPFD